CATGATTATCAAATTGGGAAAACACACTGTAAAGGAAGCGCCCATTTCCAGGGATACCGGCCATCAAATCGTCTAAGGTTCCGTTGTTCGTGACATTACAGCGACCTCCTCCGGTACCAGCAAGTTTCTTACCGAGCCTTTTATTTTTTTCGATCAGTAGCGTAGGTTGGCCATAAGAGGCGCTGGCAATGGTCGCCATCATACCTGCTGGGCCACCACCGATGACAATGGTGTGAAAATGAGTCATGTAGATCCTTTCATGTTAACTTAACCGTTTTTGGTTTCATTGTATCATAAAATGGATGTCATGAATCAAAATAGTAGCTTCAATTTTTGGTAATTTGTTTTATTTTTTTAGAAAAAAGCTTGCAAATTTTCCGAAAAGGAGTAAACTGATAGGGATAAATGGATGTTTACTTCTAAGTAAGCAGAAGCGAGGATACGAATCCTTATTGGAAATGATCCATAAAAAGGGAGATGAAGATGAAATTATATGTACAACTGACGATTATATTCACGATTTCATTAATTGGTGAAATCATTTCTGATGGGTTGCACTTACCAATTCCTGGAAGTATGATCGGGCTGTTGATCCTATTTTTATTATTACAGTTTAAGTTACTACGTATGCGCCACGTCAATATGGTAGGAAATTTTTTATTAGCAAACATGACGATTCTGTTTCTTCCCCCTGCTGTCGGTATCATGGATAAATTCCATGTGATCGCTCCTTATCTATTTCCGATTATTTTGATTCTAGTTGGAGCCTTGGTCATCAATGTGGCTTTAATTGCAATCGTGGTTAGTTTTATAAAAAATCGTTTTGAGGGTGATTATCCAGAAGGGGGACACAAGCGTGGCTAATTTTGCGAGTAATCCTTTATTTGGGATTGTCTTATCTATTTGGGCTTATTTGATTGGGATGTTAATTTTCCGCAGATATCCCCATCCAATAACAACGCCACTTTTAGTGGCTACAGTAATCGTTATCTTATTCTTAATGATTACAGGAATTTCTTATAAAGATTACTATGTCGGTGGTTCCCTGTTAAATCAGTTGATTGGACCATCGACAGTCGCCTTGGGGATTCCTCTCTATAAAAGTTTCCATTTGATGAAGCATCATGCACGGAGTATTTTGATCGGCTCAACAGTAGCGGTTATTGTGAATACGATTTTTACAGCCTTGATCGCGAAAGCATTTGGAATGAAGTACTTTCTAGCCATTTCGCTCTTTCCAAAATCGGTTACGACTGCAATGGCAGTTGGGATTACTGAAAAAATGCAAGGAATTACGACCATCACTCTTGTGGTAGTTGTAGCAACTGGATTATTAACAAGTGTCTTGGGTCCAACGATATTGAAACTGTTAAAAATAAAGGATCCAGTAGCTATTGGGTTAGCCCTTGGAGGAACTGGACATGCAGTAGGAACAGGGACAGCGTTTAAGTATGGTCATGTGGCCGGTGCTATGGCAGGATTGGCAATAGGGATCACAGGAATTTTGTATGTATTCATTAGTCCAATTGTGGCTTCGATGATTTTATCCTAAAACAATTTATTATTTTTCTGAGAGAGGCTCAAAAAGGCTCTCTTTCATTTTGTAGTGAAAGCTTAAAAATCCATCCGGAGTGAAAGAAGCTTTTCATGATTACTATCCAAAGCTTTTCCAAGCGTTTAAAAAATGGTATAATGAACTGTAAATTTCAGAAGTTGGAAGGAATGTCATTACTATGATGAATATGCAAAATATGATGAAGCAAGCTCAAAAATTGCAAAAGCAAATGGAGCAACGCCAAGCGGAATTAGCCGCAACTCAATTTGTAGGGAAATCTGCTCAGGATTTGGTTGTTGCAACTCTTACAGGTGATAAGAAGGTTGTTTCCATTGATTTCAATGCTGCAGTGGTCGACCCAGAAGATACAGAAACGCTTTCTGATATGACGGTGCAAGCCATCAATGCTGCCATTGAAGAAATTGATGCTGCAACCAAGAAAAAACTCGGTGCTTTCGCAGGGAAATTACCATTTTAAGCTAAGGAAGTTTTCATTAACTCAAAAGAGGCTCAGTTTTGAGCCTTTTTCAGATTGAAGACAAAGTCATATTAAAAACTTTCCTTGGGTGAGTACGGACGTTAGGTGAAATTATCCAGTGGATGATTTCAGCAATCCAGGAAGTTCCAAGACTAATTATTGAGCCTAAGGTCTCAATAATTCCGAGTGCCTGAAACGTTATTGTTTCAGGCACTTTTCTCACGGCGGAAAGTTTTAGTATTTTCTTTCTTTGAAACACTAACGATATATTTTTAGGTTTATGTCAGCAATTTTATTCTTTTCTTAGTTCAATGACTTGATCGTATCGACTTTCATCATCAATATGGTGAGCGATTTCTAACACCATCATCGGTAGTGAGAAAATCAAGTCTCGAACCATTTGACTATTTTCTACGTCAAGAGCTGCAGTTACCTCATCTGCTAATAAAATATCCTTTTTACGAAGTAGGAAGCGGGCTAGTTCAATCCGGACACGTTGTCCGCCTGAAATATTTTCTCCGTTATTAGTGATTACAAAATCAAGCCCATCAGTTAGTTCATGATCGAGTTTGACCTGTCTTAAAACAGTCTCTAATTCTTGATCTGAAAACTCTTGTCCCAAACTGAGATTGTAGCGAATAGTATCATTAAAGAGGAAAGGATGCTGGCTGATAATGCCTACCTGACGAACAAAGTGACTTGTTTTAACTCCATCTCTTGTACGACAAGTAATCGTCCCATCATCCGCCTTTTCTTCTCCTGTGATCATTCGAAAGAGGGTTGATTTCCCACAGCCACTTGGCCCTTTGATGAGGACTTTTTCGCCTTGTCGAATGGCTAGATTAAGATCGCGAATAATCTCTCTACCGTTATAAGATTTACTTAAATGAGAAATTTCTAGTTCTTCTACTTGAGAGATCGAATGATTGTCCGTTTCACTATCATCTGCTCGATTCAAGATTCCGAAAATCTTTTCTGCCGTTGTTTTGGCTCCTTGTACTTCAACCACATCATACATGATATTTTGGATAGGCCCTACCAGTTGACCAGCAGCAATATACATAGCAACCAGGCTAGCCACTGAAACATGATGACCCTGCATAGCAAGGAAGAACCCTAATACCAAGGGAAGTACTTGGCTCAGAAAGACCATAAAACCATTACAAAAGAAAACAATATTATGGGTAAAAACAAACTTTTGAATGGCTCGCTGATAACGTAGGTTGATATTCCAGACGCGCTGAGAATTTTCAGGCAAGGCCTGATTCATCCGCAAGGTTTGAGCTCCTCGAATACTATCAGAGATTTGGTTATGAACGGCTGTTCTTCCCTGAGACATTTCATCCCCTGAATTCTTTAGCTTATTATTCATCAAGAATTGTGGAATAGGACGTAAGATTGTGAAGAAAACAAAGATAGAACCCAATAAAACATTTTGGGCGATGATATAGATCGCCGTAATCAGTGCCCCAAATCCCCAGCATGAAATAGACATATAGCGTTCAAAAAAGTTATCTCCTAGAAATTCCATATCCTGTGTCAGCATGGTAATCTTTTCATCTTCACTATATTCCCTGTCTTCCATTAACTTCTGAAAAAGGGCCGTTCGGATATTCATGTGAATTTCACGTCGAAAGACATTATTTGCATGATTACAAAATAACATTAGACTATACAAAGCGAAATAGACAGAAAAACCAAAGAGAGCAAATTTCCAAATAGAGGAATAGGTAAGGTTATTTTGATCTATCGATAATGCTTTGGCGACAACCAAAGGTTGCCCTAATGCGAGACCCCCATTTGCCAGTGCTCCAATAATGGTTAGGTATTTTGTTTTTTTATCAAGATATTTAAAGATATTAATCATAACTCTCTCCTAGAAAATAGAACCCTATGATTGAGAAATATCAGATGTAATCATTAAATCTTATTACATATTATTCTTTGTGATATATTTTACATGCTCATTATACATCTAAGAATAAGTCTGGTCAATGAATATTCAAAAAATTAGAAATGATTAAATCTTTAATAACTAATATTTTAAGATAAGCCTTTGAAAATGCTCTATTTGTCTGTCGGATGAAAATTTACTTTAGTCAATCTTTACAGAAATGAAATAAAAAGCACCCCCAAAGAAAGATATGAAAATATCTAACTCTAGGAGTACTGCTCAGTTTTGAGCTTTTTTTATTCATCAAAGAATCCGGATAAGTCCAAGCCTCCGAAGGGGTTGGTGGAGAAGTTCTCTTGCTCTTCAAGGAGGGTACGGCCTTGATCAAATTCGAGGAATTGTTCGTAGACAAGAGCTGTCATGCGGGCGTCCTCTAAGCTATCGTGTGATTTTCCTGCGACTCCCAAAAATTCTGCAACGGTGTGGAGTTGGAGATTTTTAATGCCGTGGAGGTCAGATGGACGACGTTCGAAAGCCTCGTCAAAGACATCGACAGCGTACTGGTCTTCTAGATCCAAGCCATTTTCAAGTAGGATGGGTAGGTCGCTCTTTTTGGCATTGTATCCGATCAAGGGCCGGTCTCCTACAAAGGCCTTGAATTCGCTGAGGACCTGCTCGAGTTGAGGGGCATTTTGGATCTTGTCCTGGGTAATGCCAGTCAGGCCGTTAATAAAGCTTTTTAGGGGCTTATCGGTGTAGACGTAGGAGTCGTAGTGATCGACTTCTTTACCGTGCGTAAAGTGTACGGCAGACACTTGGATGATCTGATAGGCGCCTTCGTATTGGTTAAATTCGAGGTCAAAGGCGATATAATCTTCTAATGCTTTCATGGGAAATCTCCTGTGGTAGAAAAGAAAAGGGACTGGTAGGATCCAGCCCCGGATTATCGACGGAAAACGCGTGCCCAGAAACCTTTGCTTTCTTGCTCCTGAACTTTTTCGTTGGCTTGTTCAAGTTCAAGTTTCAAGGTATCTCGGTCGTTCATTGCTTGTAAAGTCAATTGTTGTTGTTGGTCCAATTGCTTGTCTTTTTCAGCAATTTGAACGTCTTTCACGCGCAACTGTTCATCTTTCTTAGCGAGTTGCTCGTCTTTGGCTTTGAGTTGCTCGTAGAGACGGACGATTTCAGCATTTTTTTCATCTACTAAAATTTCCATCAATTCGCGTTGCTTCACATCATCGCTGACTGGTTCATCTTCAAAAATAGTTTTTTTGTAGATTTCTTCGAGCTTAATCAAGCCACTACGGGTTACAACGGTAACCCCTTTTTCGTTTTTTTGGGTATCTTCTGGAGCCAGCGCCTTGACACGGT
The Streptococcus parasanguinis genome window above contains:
- a CDS encoding CidA/LrgA family protein yields the protein MKLYVQLTIIFTISLIGEIISDGLHLPIPGSMIGLLILFLLLQFKLLRMRHVNMVGNFLLANMTILFLPPAVGIMDKFHVIAPYLFPIILILVGALVINVALIAIVVSFIKNRFEGDYPEGGHKRG
- a CDS encoding LrgB family protein → MANFASNPLFGIVLSIWAYLIGMLIFRRYPHPITTPLLVATVIVILFLMITGISYKDYYVGGSLLNQLIGPSTVALGIPLYKSFHLMKHHARSILIGSTVAVIVNTIFTALIAKAFGMKYFLAISLFPKSVTTAMAVGITEKMQGITTITLVVVVATGLLTSVLGPTILKLLKIKDPVAIGLALGGTGHAVGTGTAFKYGHVAGAMAGLAIGITGILYVFISPIVASMILS
- a CDS encoding YbaB/EbfC family nucleoid-associated protein; its protein translation is MMNMQNMMKQAQKLQKQMEQRQAELAATQFVGKSAQDLVVATLTGDKKVVSIDFNAAVVDPEDTETLSDMTVQAINAAIEEIDAATKKKLGAFAGKLPF
- a CDS encoding ATP-binding cassette domain-containing protein — translated: MINIFKYLDKKTKYLTIIGALANGGLALGQPLVVAKALSIDQNNLTYSSIWKFALFGFSVYFALYSLMLFCNHANNVFRREIHMNIRTALFQKLMEDREYSEDEKITMLTQDMEFLGDNFFERYMSISCWGFGALITAIYIIAQNVLLGSIFVFFTILRPIPQFLMNNKLKNSGDEMSQGRTAVHNQISDSIRGAQTLRMNQALPENSQRVWNINLRYQRAIQKFVFTHNIVFFCNGFMVFLSQVLPLVLGFFLAMQGHHVSVASLVAMYIAAGQLVGPIQNIMYDVVEVQGAKTTAEKIFGILNRADDSETDNHSISQVEELEISHLSKSYNGREIIRDLNLAIRQGEKVLIKGPSGCGKSTLFRMITGEEKADDGTITCRTRDGVKTSHFVRQVGIISQHPFLFNDTIRYNLSLGQEFSDQELETVLRQVKLDHELTDGLDFVITNNGENISGGQRVRIELARFLLRKKDILLADEVTAALDVENSQMVRDLIFSLPMMVLEIAHHIDDESRYDQVIELRKE
- a CDS encoding 3'-5' exonuclease — translated: MKALEDYIAFDLEFNQYEGAYQIIQVSAVHFTHGKEVDHYDSYVYTDKPLKSFINGLTGITQDKIQNAPQLEQVLSEFKAFVGDRPLIGYNAKKSDLPILLENGLDLEDQYAVDVFDEAFERRPSDLHGIKNLQLHTVAEFLGVAGKSHDSLEDARMTALVYEQFLEFDQGRTLLEEQENFSTNPFGGLDLSGFFDE
- a CDS encoding DUF536 domain-containing protein; its protein translation is MAIEKTVSEIAEILGVSRQAVNNRVKALAPEDTQKNEKGVTVVTRSGLIKLEEIYKKTIFEDEPVSDDVKQRELMEILVDEKNAEIVRLYEQLKAKDEQLAKKDEQLRVKDVQIAEKDKQLDQQQQLTLQAMNDRDTLKLELEQANEKVQEQESKGFWARVFRR